The segment TTTGTACTTATAGATGACCATTATTAGGAAGCAGGAATTTGGAATTAGGATTTGGATTTTCTCCTTTTCTATTGACAATACAGTTTAATTTGCCTAGCTTTCTTATTCTTCCGCACAATGTGAACCATATTTTGGTCTACCCCTTCTCTTTTCACATTTAAAACAAACCGAACATGAAACGATTTCTTGTTGGAATGATGTCATTCCTTTTGCTTGCAGCCTGCAACAATCCTAAACCAGAAGAAACTGCCGAAACTACTCCTGCTGCCACCGACAGCAAACCCCAACCTGCTGAATTTGCTGATCCCAAATACACAGAGATCGGTAAAAGCGGATTAGCCAGCATGTCTTCAGGCGATGTTGACGGATGGTCTTCCAATTGGGCCGATAATATTGTGTGGCAATGGAACAATGGTGATAGCGTAGTTGGAAAGGCGGCTGTAGTTAAATACTGGAAAGACAGAAGAGGAAGTATGATTGATTCCATCAGCTTCAGCAACTATATCTGGCTGCCACTTAAAGTAAACCAGCCACAATCAACAGAACAGGCAGGCATATGGTTACTCAGCTGGTATGCCGTTAATGCGAAATATAAAACCGGCAAACGCATGATGCAATGGATACACACCGCCCAGCATTTTGATGCCAATGATAAAATTGACCGTGTCGTACAATACCTCGATCGTGTGCCTATTAATGCAGCGATGGCTAAATAAGTTTTCTCATGCTTGATAGTTAGAGTCCGGAGGCTTGCTTCCGGGCTTTTTATTTGCCCCTGTTAAAAAATGACAAGCGGAAACAATTCTGTTTAATTAGTTGCTTTCTTTGAACCACAAAAAACAATCATCAACATGCATAAGGTTTTTCTTATCGGTACTTTATTGTTTACAACTGCCGCCTCAGCTCAACAGAAAATTGATTTCGAAACTTATAATCCCCCTTCCACGCTGGTGGTGCCACAGCATCCCGTAACAAAATCGAAATTCCCTTTTATTGATGTACACAATCACCAGTTTCAGATGACAACAATGGATCTGAACAAACTCACGGTTGAAATGGATAAACTCAACATGCGTGTGATGGTGAACCTGAGTGGTGGCAGTGGCGATAACATTACAAAAGCAGTTGCGAATGCGAAAACGAATAAACCCGGAAGGTTTATTGTTTTTGCTAATGTTGATTTTAAAGGTGTAGGTGAAGCCGGATGGGGCGAAAAAGCTGCAAAGCAATTGGAAGATGATGTAAAGAATGGAGCAAATGGTTTGAAGATCTATAAGAGTCTTGGTTTTAGTGTAAAAGATATTAATGGCAATCGTGTTCCGGTTGATGATGCAAGACTTGATGCAGTTTGGAAAAAAGCAGGTGAATTAAAAATACCTGTGATCATTCATACGGCCGATCCGAAATCGTTTTGGGATCCGCTGGATAATACCAATGAACGCTGGCTGGAGTTGATCATTAATCCAAACAGGAAACGTGGTGCAGATAATCCTGTGCCATGGGAAACATTAATTAATGAGCAACATAACTTATTCAGAAAACATAAGAACACCACCTTCATTGCTGCGCATTTTGGCTGGTACCCCAACGATCTTCAAAAGCTCAGTAGTATTCTTGATGCAATGCCGAATGTGGTAGTTGAGTTTGGAGCTGTGATCGCAGAGATCGGCCGGCAACCAAAAATGGCAAAAGCTTTCTTTACCAAATACCAGGATCGTATTCTGTTTGGGAAAGACAGTTGGGTACCTTCTGAATATGCAACTTACTTCCGTGTGCTTGAAACAGAAGATGAATATTTTCCTTACCATAAAAAGTATCATGCATTCTGGCCAATGTATGGTATGGGTTTGCCTGATGCTATTTTAAAGAAAGTGTATTATAAAAATGCTTTGCGCATTATACCTAATATTGATAAAAGTGGTTGGCCGGAGTAAGTTTTAAAATATTGCAAAGCAAATCAGATATAAAGCAAAAAAACTTTTCAAACAACTAAGAAAAGTTTCGTTTAATAAGATTTATTGTGGCTTCTGGTTGCTAAAGACAGGTTTAACTTATTTAAAAGACTACTATAATTTAAAAGCTCCTCTTAGTACCATCATTTTTTATCATTTTAATCAGTCTACTGTCAAATGTTTGATGGTTAGGGCATTCCGTGCAGCATTATTTAAACATAAAGTATCTATACTGTTACCGTTCATCCAATCTTGTTTTCTGAATAAGCAAAAGAGAATAAATTGCAAGAACTGCTTTCCGTATAGATTATAGCTTCCTGAAACTCCCCTACAATTATTATTTTTTTTTTAAACCAAAATGAGTATGAGAAAATTTGTATGCATGCTATTGGCGTTGCTATTACTGCAAGCGCAACTTTGGGCACAATCCAAGACAATTTCAGGAAAAGTGACTGACGACTCAGGAGCTCCAATTGCAAACGTAAGTGTGCAGGTAAAGGGCTCTAATGTAGGTACAGTGACAAAAGAAGATGGTACTTATTCTTTATCCGTTTCCAACACAGCCAAAACCCTTATTTTTTCAGGAGTAGGCTTGGAAACAGTTGAAGTACCAATCGGCTCAAAATCGATTATCAACCCTACTCTTCGTCAGAGCGAAAAATCACTTGAAGAAGTAGTTGTTGTGGGCTATCAAACAGTGAGAAAACGAGATGTGGCTTCTGCTGTATCAAAAATTGGAGCTGCTGAAATTGACAACCTCCCCATGCCAAACTTTGC is part of the Lacibacter sediminis genome and harbors:
- a CDS encoding amidohydrolase family protein encodes the protein MHKVFLIGTLLFTTAASAQQKIDFETYNPPSTLVVPQHPVTKSKFPFIDVHNHQFQMTTMDLNKLTVEMDKLNMRVMVNLSGGSGDNITKAVANAKTNKPGRFIVFANVDFKGVGEAGWGEKAAKQLEDDVKNGANGLKIYKSLGFSVKDINGNRVPVDDARLDAVWKKAGELKIPVIIHTADPKSFWDPLDNTNERWLELIINPNRKRGADNPVPWETLINEQHNLFRKHKNTTFIAAHFGWYPNDLQKLSSILDAMPNVVVEFGAVIAEIGRQPKMAKAFFTKYQDRILFGKDSWVPSEYATYFRVLETEDEYFPYHKKYHAFWPMYGMGLPDAILKKVYYKNALRIIPNIDKSGWPE
- a CDS encoding nuclear transport factor 2 family protein, giving the protein MKRFLVGMMSFLLLAACNNPKPEETAETTPAATDSKPQPAEFADPKYTEIGKSGLASMSSGDVDGWSSNWADNIVWQWNNGDSVVGKAAVVKYWKDRRGSMIDSISFSNYIWLPLKVNQPQSTEQAGIWLLSWYAVNAKYKTGKRMMQWIHTAQHFDANDKIDRVVQYLDRVPINAAMAK